From the Oscillospiraceae bacterium genome, the window GAACCGCCGGTACGACGCCGGGGCCTATTTAAAAAAGCTCGGGGCGATGCGAAAACTTTACCCCGATATCGCGCTGACGAGCGACATCATCGTCGGATTTCCGGGCGAGACCGAGAACGATTTTCAAAAGACGCTTGAACTGGTCGAAGCGGTGCGGTATGATTCGTTATATATGTTCATTTATTCGCCGAGGCCGAACACGCCCGCGGCGGGATATGAAAACCAGATTCCGCAGGAGGAAAAAGTCGAGCGGTTCGAGCGACTGCTCGCCTTGCAGGACAAAATCGCGGAGCAGAAGCACAAGGCGCTTGTCGGCAAAACTCTGCGGGTGCTCACCGAACAGTTTGAACAAAAGCACAAAATGTGGAGCGGCAAAGACAGCGGCGTGACTCGGGTGTTGTTCGCGGGCGAAGAAAACGAAAATTTGCGCGGGCAATTTATTGAAACCGAAATCGTTTCGGCCGGGAGGCACTGGGTCACCGGCCGCCGGATATAAATTGAATCAATTTTTAGGAGGAATTGTCATGTCGGAAAATCCCTTTGCGCAGAAACTGACCAAAAAACAGTATGAGGCCGAGGTCGCCAAAACCCGGGACGCGCGCATGAAATGGTTCGCGGACGCCAAGTTCGGCATGTTCGTGCACTATGGGCCGTATGCGGTCGCCGGGATGCACGAGTGGTATCTGGCGCTGAGCGGCATCAGCAACGAACAGTACGAACGCGAGGTCACGCAGAAGTTCCATCCGAAAAAGGGCTGCGCCTATGAGTGGGCGAAACTGGCCTCCGAAGCGGGCTGCAAATACATGGTCATGGTCACCCGCCATCATGACGGCTATTCGATGTGGGATTCCGACTGCAATCCTTATAACGTGGTCAAATACGGGCACGATTACGACGTGGTCGCCGAGTTCGTCGACGCGTGCCGCAAATACAACATGCGCATCGGGCTTTATCACTCGATCATCGACTGGCACAATCCCGACTGCGGCGACAGCGCAAAGGATTTTGACGCGCGTATCCGCTTTATCAAATACCACCGCGACATGCTGACCGAACTGCTGACCCGCTACGGCAAGATCGACATGCTCTGGTATGACATGTGCTATCCGTTTACCGGGGAAAATCTCGACTTTGTCGCGACGAACAGCATGGTGCGAACCTTGCAGCCGGACATTATCATCAATCCGCGCTCGGGCCTCGACGAAGACCTTGACACGCCCGAAGAGCGCCTGAACCCAACCGGAAAACAAAAATACTTCGAGGCCTGCATGACCTTTAACGGGCTTTCTTGGGGCTACGTCGACAGCGAAGAGATCGCGGGATATTCCTATACCCCCCAGCGCATCATCAAGATGATGGCCGAGACCGCCGACCGAAACGGCAATCTGCTTTTAAACATCGGCCCCGCGCCCGACGGAAGCGTCCCCGCCGACGCGGTCAAACCGCTTCAAATCGTCGGCGAATGGCTCAAGGTGAACGGCGCGGCGATCTACGGCGCGAGCAAGCCCATCGACATGTGGGTTCCGAACGGCAGGCCGACGTTAAAAAAGGACAATATGCTCTATGTGATTCAATTGATCACGCCGGTGCTCGGGTATCTGCCGGTCAACGGCGTCGGCGCGCCGGTCAAAAAGGTGCGCTGCCTGACCGACGGCAAAGAATACGAGTTCACGCAGGAGGGCACAGAGCTGACGATTCTCGGCGTCGCGCACGGGCATGTCGACAAGATCGCCGGNNNNNNNNNNNNNNNNNNNNNNNNNNNNNNNNNNNNNNNNNNNNNNNNNNNNNNNNNNNNNNNNNNNNNNNNNNNNNNNNNNNNNNNNNNNNNNNNNNNNACGCATGGCCTGGTGGAACGAGGCGCGCTTCGGGATGTTTGTGCACTACGGGCCGTATTCGGTCGCGGGGCGGCATGAGTGGATCATGGCGCTCGACGGCTACACAGTGCCGGAATACGAGGAGAAGATTACAAGCAAGTTCCATCCGAAAAAGGGCTGCGCGCGCGAATGGGTGAAACTCGCGTCCGAAGCGGGCTGCAAATACATGGTCATGGTCACCCGACACCACGACGGCTATTCGATGTGGGATTCGGACGTCAACCCCTATAACGTGGTCAAATTCGGGCATAATCACGACGTGACGGCGGAATACGTCGCCGCCTGCCGCGAATTCGGCATGCGCGTCGGGTTTTATCACTCGGTCATGGACTGGCACCATCCCGACGGTTCCGCCGCGGCTTACGACATGGCTGCCCGCCTGCGGTTCATCGATTATCACCGCGGGATGTTGAACGAACTTTTGACGCGGTACGGCAAGATCGACGTTTTGTGGTACGACGTCTGTTGGCCGTTCGGCGGCACCGATATGGATTTTGTCGAGACCAACCGGATGGTGCGTACCTTGCAGCCCGATATCATCATCAATCCGCGTTCGGGGATTGCGGAGGACTTGGACACGCCCGAGGAGATCATTCAAAAAAGCGAAAAGTACTGGGAATCGTGCATGACTTTTAACGGGCTGTCGTGGGGATATGTCGACTCCGACCAGGTCGCGCCCTATTCTTATAACGCCAACCGGATCGTCCGGATGCTGAACCAGGTCAGCAGCGACAGAGGCAATCTGCTTTTGAACATCGGCCCCGCGCCCGACGGCTCGATTCCGGCCGAGACGATCGAACCGATGCGAAAAGTCGGGCAATGGCTGAAGGTCAACGGCGAAGCGGTTTACGGAGCGCAGACACCGGCGCATTTGACAAACGTCGGCGGCGGTACCTACTGGATCAGCGGCGGAAATGTCTCGATGCGGGACAATTCGCTGTTTTTGTGGTATTATATATGGACGGCCACCGGGGAACTGCGGACGGCCGGCATCCTCGGAAAAGTCAAAAAAGTGCGTTGCCTTGCCGACGGGAAGGAATATCCGTTTGTTCAGGACGGCGTCAAACTGACGATTACCGGGCTTCCGATAAACCCGCCGGACAAGATTTTGGGGATCAGCGTCCTTGAAGTTGTCTGTGAAAAACAGCCGAAACTGATGCTCGGGCCGATGCTGACCCCGCTTTCGCGGCTGAGGAAACCGCCCGAGATTGATTAATCGATTACAACAAACTGAAAAGTTGAAAGGAATTTTAAAATGGACAAAGTACTCGCGAAGACCCTCGAACTGGCGCACACGATGATGGAGGACGACCGCTTTTTGGCGTACCGTCTCGCCGCCCAGGCAAACGATGAGGATGAGACCCTCCAAAAGCTGATCGGCGATTTCAACCTCGCCCGGATGAATTTAAATAATGCGGCCACCGACGGCAAAAACACCGACCAGTTGCAAGCCGAGATGAAACTGCTCTACAGCCAGATCATGGGCAACGCGACCATGCAGAAATACAGTGAGGCGCAGACCGTGATGAATACGATGATCCAGCAGATCAACGCCATCATCACCGGAACCATCGACGGACAGGTTCCCGAGGAGATCGACCTCGAGGCCTCCTGCGGAGGCGACTGCGAGGGCTGCGGCGGAAGCTGCCACCATTAAAATTCCCCGCTTGATATTGTTCAAAGAGGCGGCTGTATGCCGCCTTTCGGGTTTAACGCGGAAGAAAGGGGATACGGCATGACGATCTCCCCGATGATGCAGCAGTATTTCGACGTCAAGGCGAAATACGATAAATACATCCTGTTTTACCGCATCGGCGACTTTTACGAGATGTTCTACGACGACGCGAAGACCGCGTCAAAAGAACTCGATCTCGTGCTCACGGGGCGCGACTGCGGGCAGGACGACCGCGCGCCGATGTGCGGCGTGCCGTTTCACAGCTGCGACGGGTATATCTCGCGGCTCATTTCGCGCGGGTATAAAGTCGCCATCTGCGAACAGACCGAGGACCCCGCAAAAGCCAAGGGGCTCGTCAAACGCGACGTGATCCGCCTGATCACGCCCGGCACCGTCACCGAGACCGGCATGCTCGAAGAGGGCAGAAACAACTACCTCTGCTCGGTGTTCGACCGGGGTGGGCATACGGGGCTGGCGTTCGCTGACGTGTCGACCGGCGCTGTCTGCGCAACGGCGACAGACGGAGGCGTGAACGCGGTCTCTTGCGAACTGACCCGGTTTTCGCCGCGCGAGATCATCTTCAATCCCGACATCCCCGAAAAGCGCAAAGCTGCGATTTTAAGCGACTGCGGGCTCCCGGGGGAATCCGGATTCGACGACGATTATAAGCCCGAAAATACCGCGCGAAATCTCAAAGAGAATTTCGGCTATACGGCGCTCGGCGGCGATTTTGCCGAGGCCGAGGCCGCGCTCTCCGCGGCGGTCGGGTACATACAGGACGTCTACAAGAATTCGATCAAGTTCGCGGGCAAGATCGAGTGGTACACCGCCGACCGCTATATGGCGCTCGACGCGACCGCGCGGCGCAACCTCGAGCTCGACCGCAACATGCGCACGGGCGACAAAAAGGGCAGCTTGCTCTCGGTCATCGACGGCACCAAGACCGCGATGGGGCGGCGGCTGCTCGCCGACTGGCTGCAGAAGCCGCTCGTCGACTGCGTGATGATTCAAAAGCGGCAAAACGCCGTGGCGCAGCTGCTCGACGACGACATCGGAGAAGCGAAACTCGGCGATCTGCTCTCGGGCATCTACGACATCGACCGCATCGCGACGCGGGTCGTCTACGGCACGGCGAACGCGCGCGAACTCAAAGCGCTCTCCGACGCGATGACCCGCCTTCCGGCACTCAAAAACGCCTGCGCGGGCTATTCCGCGGCGCTGCTTCGCGAGATTTTTGACGGGACTGACTCGCTCGAAGACGTCTGCGGGCTGATTTCGAATGCGCTGAAAGACGATCTGCCGCTCGCGGTCACCGAGGGCGGGCTGATTCGGGAGGGATACGACGCGGAGGTCGACCGCCTGCGGGCACTCCTCGGCGATTCGCAAGCGGCGCTCGCAAAAATCGAATCGGACGAACGAGAAAAAAGCGGAATATCGAAACTCAAAGTCGGCTATAACCGCGTGTTCGGCTATTATCTCGAGATCACGCGCGGCAACACGCTGCCGGTGCCCGATTACTTTATCCGAAAACAGACGCTGACAACCGGAGAGCGGTACATAACTCCCGAGTTAAAAGAACTCGAAAACGATATTTTACAAGGCCGCGAAAAGCTGACCGGCCTGGAATATGAACTGTTTTGCGCCTTGCGCGGGCAGGTCGGCGCGGCGGGCCCCCGAATCAAGCAGACCGCGCGAAGCGTCGCGATGCTCGACGTGTTTTTGTCATTTGCCGGGACCGCGCGCAAAAACGATTTCTGCCGTCCCGAAGTCGACAACGGCGACGCGATCATCATCAAGGACGGTCGGCACCCGGTGGTCGAGCGGCTCGCGGCGGGCAGCGGATTTGTCCCGAACGACACGCTGGCGGACTGCGGCGAAAACAAGATCTTGGTGATCACGGGGCCGAACATGGCCGGAAAATCGACCTATATGCGGCAAAACGCGCTGATTGTGATTCTGGCGCAGATCGGCTCTTTTGTACCGGCAAAAAGCGCGAAAATCGGGGTTTGCGATGCGATTTTCACCCGTGTCGGCGCGAGCGACGACCTCTCGTCGGGGCAGTCGACGTTTATGGTCGAGATGAGCGAACTGGCGTATATCCTCAAAAACGCGACCGCGA encodes:
- a CDS encoding alpha-L-fucosidase, with the translated sequence MSENPFAQKLTKKQYEAEVAKTRDARMKWFADAKFGMFVHYGPYAVAGMHEWYLALSGISNEQYEREVTQKFHPKKGCAYEWAKLASEAGCKYMVMVTRHHDGYSMWDSDCNPYNVVKYGHDYDVVAEFVDACRKYNMRIGLYHSIIDWHNPDCGDSAKDFDARIRFIKYHRDMLTELLTRYGKIDMLWYDMCYPFTGENLDFVATNSMVRTLQPDIIINPRSGLDEDLDTPEERLNPTGKQKYFEACMTFNGLSWGYVDSEEIAGYSYTPQRIIKMMAETADRNGNLLLNIGPAPDGSVPADAVKPLQIVGEWLKVNGAAIYGASKPIDMWVPNGRPTLKKDNMLYVIQLITPVLGYLPVNGVGAPVKKVRCLTDGKEYEFTQEGTELTILGVAHGHVDKIAG
- a CDS encoding alpha-L-fucosidase, with the translated sequence RMAWWNEARFGMFVHYGPYSVAGRHEWIMALDGYTVPEYEEKITSKFHPKKGCAREWVKLASEAGCKYMVMVTRHHDGYSMWDSDVNPYNVVKFGHNHDVTAEYVAACREFGMRVGFYHSVMDWHHPDGSAAAYDMAARLRFIDYHRGMLNELLTRYGKIDVLWYDVCWPFGGTDMDFVETNRMVRTLQPDIIINPRSGIAEDLDTPEEIIQKSEKYWESCMTFNGLSWGYVDSDQVAPYSYNANRIVRMLNQVSSDRGNLLLNIGPAPDGSIPAETIEPMRKVGQWLKVNGEAVYGAQTPAHLTNVGGGTYWISGGNVSMRDNSLFLWYYIWTATGELRTAGILGKVKKVRCLADGKEYPFVQDGVKLTITGLPINPPDKILGISVLEVVCEKQPKLMLGPMLTPLSRLRKPPEID
- a CDS encoding YlbF family regulator; translated protein: MDKVLAKTLELAHTMMEDDRFLAYRLAAQANDEDETLQKLIGDFNLARMNLNNAATDGKNTDQLQAEMKLLYSQIMGNATMQKYSEAQTVMNTMIQQINAIITGTIDGQVPEEIDLEASCGGDCEGCGGSCHH
- the mutS gene encoding DNA mismatch repair protein MutS: MPPFGFNAEERGYGMTISPMMQQYFDVKAKYDKYILFYRIGDFYEMFYDDAKTASKELDLVLTGRDCGQDDRAPMCGVPFHSCDGYISRLISRGYKVAICEQTEDPAKAKGLVKRDVIRLITPGTVTETGMLEEGRNNYLCSVFDRGGHTGLAFADVSTGAVCATATDGGVNAVSCELTRFSPREIIFNPDIPEKRKAAILSDCGLPGESGFDDDYKPENTARNLKENFGYTALGGDFAEAEAALSAAVGYIQDVYKNSIKFAGKIEWYTADRYMALDATARRNLELDRNMRTGDKKGSLLSVIDGTKTAMGRRLLADWLQKPLVDCVMIQKRQNAVAQLLDDDIGEAKLGDLLSGIYDIDRIATRVVYGTANARELKALSDAMTRLPALKNACAGYSAALLREIFDGTDSLEDVCGLISNALKDDLPLAVTEGGLIREGYDAEVDRLRALLGDSQAALAKIESDEREKSGISKLKVGYNRVFGYYLEITRGNTLPVPDYFIRKQTLTTGERYITPELKELENDILQGREKLTGLEYELFCALRGQVGAAGPRIKQTARSVAMLDVFLSFAGTARKNDFCRPEVDNGDAIIIKDGRHPVVERLAAGSGFVPNDTLADCGENKILVITGPNMAGKSTYMRQNALIVILAQIGSFVPAKSAKIGVCDAIFTRVGASDDLSSGQSTFMVEMSELAYILKNATAKSLIILDEIGRGTSTFDGMSIARAVVEYIADAKKIGAKTMFATHYHELCEMEARLDCVKNYNILVKKRGDEITFLRKIARGGADDSYGIEVSKLAGVPEAVVKRAKVILAELEKDRDERVWADKKQHGGISDGEQGAFADMQTQKLLQDLRNLDVNTVSPLEALTLLDEFSKKAKTI